A stretch of Thermodesulfobacteriota bacterium DNA encodes these proteins:
- a CDS encoding MinD/ParA family protein, producing MPAPSPATIAAPLPALATPPGRQPRVICVTSGKGGVGKTNVVANLAFVFARQGKRVLVLDADLSLANVDVLLGLAPRHNIQHVLAGDKTLAEIVTTGPGGMRILPAASGILELSDLSDSQKLYLLAEVEALAEDVDILLIDTAAGINANVVYFILAAAERIVLVTPEPTSLTDAYALIKVLSSRHQVRRFQILVNHARSEQEAVGVFRKLGAVADRFLTTLSLDFLGFIPYDEHIPRAVRQQRLVAQLYPKAAASQSLRRLSEQILGNGPEPEADGNIKFFWKNLMHREP from the coding sequence ATGCCTGCACCCAGCCCCGCCACCATCGCCGCCCCCCTGCCGGCCCTGGCCACCCCGCCAGGCCGGCAGCCCCGGGTCATCTGCGTCACCAGCGGCAAGGGGGGCGTCGGCAAGACCAATGTCGTCGCCAACCTGGCCTTCGTCTTCGCCCGGCAGGGAAAACGGGTTCTGGTCCTGGATGCCGACCTCAGCCTGGCCAACGTGGACGTGCTCCTGGGGCTCGCCCCCCGCCACAACATCCAGCACGTGCTGGCCGGGGACAAGACCCTGGCCGAGATCGTCACCACCGGCCCTGGCGGCATGCGCATCCTGCCGGCGGCTTCCGGCATCCTGGAGCTGTCCGATCTGTCCGACAGCCAGAAGCTCTATCTCCTGGCCGAGGTGGAGGCCCTGGCCGAGGATGTCGACATCCTGCTCATCGACACCGCTGCCGGCATCAACGCCAATGTGGTCTATTTCATCCTGGCCGCGGCCGAACGGATCGTCCTGGTCACCCCGGAGCCCACCTCCCTCACCGACGCCTATGCCCTCATCAAGGTTCTGTCCAGCCGGCACCAGGTGCGCCGCTTCCAGATCCTGGTCAACCACGCCCGCTCCGAGCAGGAGGCCGTGGGGGTCTTCCGCAAGCTGGGGGCGGTGGCCGACCGCTTCCTGACCACACTTTCCTTAGACTTCTTGGGCTTCATCCCGTATGATGAGCATATACCGCGCGCCGTCCGGCAACAGCGGCTGGTGGCCCAGCTCTATCCCAAGGCGGCGGCGAGCCAATCCCTCCGGCGCCTTTCCGAACAGATCCTCGGCAACGGACCCGAGCCCGAGGCTGACGGCAACATCAAGTTCTTCTGGAAAAACCTGATGCACCGCGAGCCGTAG
- a CDS encoding flagellar biosynthesis protein FlhF: MKIKRYQAPDIQTALAMIKRDLGEDALILTTRPLGGRHRNGRGQTGRGVEVVAAVDPDGAPAAPPPRPAPAAEPAFDPDAIPIQGAAGSARDDIRIEAQDLSRRFSAFLDAELGQLPAGPAPVDRWLPGLPPAVAPRPASQPAPAVAPPVSRPSRHQVSAFRDEVLSRIACRTLEPGVPGQPLVLALVGATGVGKTTTAAKLAAWYGVRAGFQVALLSMDCYRIGATEQLRAYARVLRQPCEVVLRRQDLAPALARHRDRHLVIIDTAGRSPYHQGHVDELAAWLGTTGSVTPLLVLASTTRKEDTAQLLTQYAPLAPAGLVLTKLDETRAYAALGQEVAAAGLPLTFLACGQRVPNDLLAASPELITALFTEGWPALSRNLDLPQAAP, encoded by the coding sequence ATGAAGATCAAGCGCTACCAGGCTCCGGACATCCAGACCGCTCTGGCCATGATCAAGCGGGACCTGGGGGAAGACGCCCTCATCCTCACCACCCGCCCGCTGGGCGGCCGGCACCGGAACGGCCGGGGCCAGACGGGTCGCGGGGTGGAGGTGGTGGCGGCGGTGGATCCGGACGGCGCGCCGGCAGCGCCGCCCCCCCGGCCAGCACCGGCCGCCGAGCCGGCGTTCGATCCCGACGCCATACCCATCCAGGGTGCGGCCGGCTCTGCCCGGGACGACATCCGTATCGAGGCCCAGGACCTGAGTCGCCGCTTCTCGGCCTTCCTCGATGCCGAGCTGGGCCAGCTGCCGGCCGGCCCGGCGCCGGTGGACCGGTGGCTGCCGGGCCTGCCGCCCGCCGTCGCCCCCCGGCCGGCCAGCCAACCGGCGCCCGCCGTCGCCCCCCCGGTCTCTCGGCCCAGCCGGCACCAGGTCTCGGCCTTCCGGGACGAGGTCCTGTCCCGGATCGCCTGCCGGACCCTGGAGCCGGGGGTGCCGGGCCAGCCCCTGGTGCTGGCCCTGGTGGGCGCCACCGGCGTCGGCAAGACCACCACCGCGGCCAAGCTGGCCGCCTGGTACGGGGTGCGGGCCGGTTTCCAGGTGGCCCTCTTGTCCATGGACTGCTACCGGATCGGGGCCACGGAGCAGCTCCGGGCCTATGCCCGGGTGCTGCGCCAGCCCTGCGAGGTGGTGCTCCGGCGCCAGGACTTGGCGCCGGCCCTGGCCCGGCATCGGGACCGGCATCTGGTGATCATCGACACCGCCGGCCGCAGCCCCTACCACCAGGGCCATGTGGATGAGCTGGCCGCCTGGCTCGGCACCACCGGCAGCGTCACCCCGCTCCTGGTCCTGGCCAGCACCACCCGCAAGGAAGACACCGCCCAGCTCCTCACCCAGTATGCCCCCCTGGCACCGGCCGGTCTCGTGCTCACCAAGCTGGACGAAACCCGGGCCTACGCCGCCCTGGGCCAGGAGGTGGCGGCAGCCGGTCTGCCGCTCACCTTCCTGGCCTGCGGCCAGCGAGTCCCCAACGATCTCCTGGCCGCCAGCCCCGAGCTGATCACCGCCCTGTTCACCGAGGGCTGGCCAGCCCTGAGCCGCAACCTGGACCTGCCCCAAGCCGCTCCCTGA
- the flhA gene encoding flagellar biosynthesis protein FlhA, which produces MATSSETASGWDVFRLEPASLTMALLVVAILVVMIIPLPTLILDLLLSLSITVGLVILLMAMYNTQPLDFSTFPALLLVTTLFRLSLNIASTRLILLHGHEGVGAVGQVISSFGNFVVGGNYAIGLIIFLILVLVNFIVITKGSSRIAEVAARFTLDAMPGKQMAIDADLNAGLIDESEAKARRTRISREADFYGSMDGASKFVRGEAVASLVIMAINVVGGLAIGIFSQGMAIADAAATYTLLTIGDGLVSQVPALIISTAAGIIVSRVASDTSMGKDFSRQFALQPQAMAVASGILFFFALIPGLPHLAFFCLAVAVGGLAYWAYQEKTRQGAAAVEEEQRRQAAAAPPPGAPETIDALLPLDILDLEVGYGLIPLVDEGQQGDLLDRIRSIRRQFATEMGIVVPAMHVRDNLQLRPDEYVVLLKGVEVARGEVMMGYWLAMDSGTAKRTIDGIPTVEPAFKLPALWIAEDRRDEAQLAGYTVVDPSTVVATHLTETIRSHADELLGRQEVQRLADNLAKTHPKVVEELVPGQLTLGGVQKVLQNLLRERVSVRDLLTIFETLADYAPMTKDPDILTEYVRQKLARSIVHPLLDESGRLSVLTLGSPVEDLLREGIQKGEQGAYLAMDPSLAQKILDAIQAAADRVAEKGLVPVIVCSPVIRRHLRRLIERFLPQVAVLSHNEMLAQTRIQSLGTINVERR; this is translated from the coding sequence ATGGCCACTTCTTCGGAAACAGCTTCCGGGTGGGATGTCTTCCGGCTCGAGCCCGCCAGCCTGACGATGGCGCTCCTGGTGGTGGCCATTCTGGTGGTCATGATCATCCCGCTGCCCACCCTGATCCTGGATCTGCTTTTGTCCCTCAGCATCACCGTCGGGCTGGTGATCCTCCTGATGGCGATGTACAACACCCAGCCCCTGGATTTTTCCACCTTCCCAGCCCTGCTTCTGGTCACCACCCTCTTCCGCCTCTCCCTCAACATCGCCTCCACCCGGCTCATCCTCCTGCACGGCCACGAGGGCGTCGGCGCGGTGGGTCAGGTGATCAGCTCCTTCGGCAACTTCGTGGTCGGCGGCAACTACGCCATCGGCCTCATCATCTTCCTCATCCTCGTCCTGGTGAACTTCATCGTCATCACCAAGGGCTCGAGCCGGATCGCCGAGGTGGCGGCCCGCTTCACCCTGGACGCCATGCCTGGCAAGCAGATGGCCATCGATGCCGATCTCAATGCCGGCCTCATCGACGAGTCCGAGGCCAAGGCGCGCCGGACCCGCATCTCCCGGGAGGCGGACTTCTACGGCTCCATGGACGGTGCCAGCAAGTTCGTGCGGGGGGAGGCCGTCGCCAGCCTGGTGATCATGGCGATCAACGTCGTCGGCGGCCTGGCCATCGGCATCTTCAGCCAGGGCATGGCCATTGCCGACGCCGCCGCCACCTACACCCTGCTCACCATCGGCGACGGCCTGGTGTCCCAGGTGCCGGCCCTCATCATCTCCACAGCAGCGGGCATCATCGTCAGCCGGGTGGCCTCGGACACCAGCATGGGCAAGGACTTCTCCCGCCAGTTCGCCCTGCAGCCCCAGGCCATGGCCGTGGCCTCCGGCATCCTCTTCTTCTTTGCCCTCATCCCTGGCCTGCCGCATCTGGCCTTCTTCTGTCTGGCCGTGGCCGTGGGGGGCCTGGCATACTGGGCCTACCAGGAGAAGACCCGCCAGGGGGCGGCCGCCGTGGAGGAGGAGCAGCGACGCCAGGCCGCGGCCGCTCCGCCCCCAGGCGCGCCGGAGACCATCGACGCCCTGCTGCCCCTCGACATCCTGGACCTGGAGGTGGGCTACGGCCTGATTCCGTTGGTGGACGAGGGCCAGCAGGGAGACCTTCTGGACCGGATCCGCTCCATCCGCCGCCAGTTCGCCACCGAGATGGGCATCGTTGTCCCGGCCATGCACGTCCGGGACAACCTGCAGCTCAGGCCTGACGAATATGTGGTCCTCCTGAAGGGCGTCGAGGTGGCCCGGGGCGAGGTGATGATGGGCTACTGGCTGGCCATGGATTCCGGAACCGCCAAGAGGACCATCGACGGCATCCCCACCGTGGAGCCGGCCTTCAAGCTGCCGGCCCTGTGGATCGCCGAGGACCGGCGGGACGAGGCGCAGCTGGCCGGCTACACGGTGGTCGACCCCTCGACCGTGGTGGCCACCCACCTCACCGAGACCATCCGCAGCCACGCCGACGAGCTCTTGGGCCGCCAGGAGGTGCAGCGGCTGGCGGACAACCTGGCCAAAACCCACCCCAAGGTGGTGGAGGAGCTGGTGCCCGGCCAGCTCACCCTGGGCGGGGTGCAGAAGGTGCTCCAGAACCTCCTGCGGGAGCGGGTCTCGGTGCGGGATCTTTTGACCATCTTCGAGACCCTGGCCGACTACGCGCCCATGACCAAGGACCCGGACATCCTCACCGAGTATGTCCGCCAGAAGCTGGCCCGCTCCATCGTCCACCCGCTCCTGGACGAGTCCGGCCGCCTGTCGGTCCTCACCCTGGGCAGCCCGGTGGAGGACCTGCTCCGGGAGGGCATCCAGAAGGGGGAGCAGGGCGCCTACCTGGCCATGGACCCCAGCCTGGCCCAGAAGATTCTGGATGCCATCCAGGCCGCCGCTGACCGGGTGGCGGAGAAGGGGCTGGTGCCGGTCATCGTCTGCTCGCCGGTGATCCGGCGCCACCTGCGGCGCCTGATCGAGCGCTTCCTGCCCCAGGTGGCGGTGCTGTCCCACAACGAGATGCTGGCCCAGACCAGGATCCAGTCCCTGGGCACGATCAACGTCGAGCGCCGGTAG
- the flhB gene encoding flagellar biosynthesis protein FlhB: protein MAEEPTGQEKTEEPTQRRLEEARRRGEVAKSVEIPAVAVLLAGILTLYWGAEYFLGRFEVIMRHFLGNLDTIPLGQAEAPVLAAGSFWLFAQIALPLALVLLVVAFLANVAQVGFFVADEALTPKLERLGPIAGLGRLFSKQAVANLVKSVAKLVVVGYVAYTAVMKALPHILPLMDQEPIQILAFFADTSFWIFLKSVLIIAVLAAADYLFQRWQFMERMRMTKQEIKEEAKQTEGDPHVRGRIRSIQYAMARRRMMEAVPTADVVITNPTRLAVALRYDNRTMVAPQVVAKGAGVVAARIRELAAANGVPVVEDKPLAQALYRLTQVGDTIPASLFQAVAEILAYVYGLRNKSA from the coding sequence GTGGCTGAGGAGCCCACCGGCCAGGAGAAGACCGAAGAGCCTACCCAGAGGCGCCTGGAGGAGGCCCGCCGCCGGGGCGAGGTGGCAAAAAGCGTCGAGATCCCGGCGGTGGCGGTGCTCCTGGCCGGCATCCTGACCCTCTACTGGGGCGCCGAGTACTTCCTGGGCCGTTTTGAGGTCATCATGCGCCATTTTCTGGGCAACCTGGATACCATCCCCCTGGGCCAGGCGGAGGCGCCGGTGCTGGCCGCCGGCAGCTTCTGGCTGTTTGCCCAGATCGCCCTGCCCCTGGCCCTGGTCCTCCTGGTGGTGGCCTTCCTGGCCAACGTCGCCCAGGTGGGCTTTTTTGTGGCTGACGAGGCCCTGACCCCGAAGCTGGAGCGCCTGGGCCCCATTGCCGGCCTGGGCCGGCTCTTTTCCAAGCAGGCGGTCGCCAACCTGGTCAAGTCCGTGGCCAAGCTGGTCGTGGTGGGCTATGTGGCCTACACAGCGGTGATGAAGGCCCTGCCCCACATCCTGCCGCTCATGGACCAGGAGCCGATCCAGATCCTGGCCTTCTTCGCCGATACCTCCTTCTGGATCTTTCTGAAATCAGTCCTGATCATCGCGGTCCTGGCCGCGGCCGACTACCTGTTCCAGCGCTGGCAGTTCATGGAGCGGATGCGGATGACCAAGCAGGAGATCAAGGAAGAGGCCAAGCAGACCGAGGGTGATCCCCATGTCCGGGGCCGCATCCGGAGCATCCAGTACGCCATGGCCCGGCGCCGCATGATGGAAGCGGTGCCCACCGCCGACGTGGTCATCACCAACCCGACCCGACTGGCGGTGGCCTTGCGCTACGACAACCGGACCATGGTCGCTCCCCAGGTGGTGGCCAAGGGCGCCGGGGTGGTGGCGGCCCGCATCCGGGAGCTGGCCGCCGCAAACGGCGTGCCCGTCGTCGAGGACAAGCCCCTGGCCCAGGCCCTGTACCGTCTGACCCAGGTGGGCGATACCATCCCGGCCAGCCTCTTCCAGGCGGTGGCCGAGATCCTGGCCTATGTCTATGGACTCCGCAACAAATCTGCCTAG
- the fliR gene encoding flagellar biosynthetic protein FliR: MPDSFLLNWTVERLLILTVIMVRVGTLLFLMPVLGSRGVPSQVKALFTAVTALALVGVVPVSARDLPAGAAGCLLLVLSELTFGAILALFARLVFAAVETGGQMVGVQMGMGMAGVMDPQFGTQISQVGQFWNLTAILLFLAVDGHHLFLATMAESFAWVPPGGLTLSEATFRGMMAGVSRMFVLAIKIMAPVSAVLFFSQVALGILAKTVPQINLLIVSLPLNIALGFIFVGLSLGLFAPLLLKEITTLERLLPRLAQGLGG, from the coding sequence ATGCCGGATTCCTTTCTTCTCAACTGGACGGTCGAAAGGCTCCTGATCCTGACCGTGATCATGGTCCGGGTGGGGACCCTGCTTTTTCTCATGCCGGTTCTCGGCTCCCGGGGCGTGCCCAGCCAGGTGAAGGCCCTGTTCACGGCGGTGACCGCCCTGGCCCTGGTAGGGGTGGTGCCGGTCTCGGCCCGGGACCTGCCCGCCGGTGCCGCCGGCTGCCTGCTGCTGGTCCTGAGCGAGCTGACCTTCGGGGCCATCCTTGCCCTGTTCGCCCGCCTGGTCTTCGCTGCTGTCGAGACCGGCGGCCAGATGGTGGGGGTGCAGATGGGCATGGGCATGGCCGGGGTCATGGACCCCCAGTTCGGCACCCAGATCTCTCAGGTGGGCCAGTTCTGGAACCTGACCGCCATCCTGCTCTTCCTGGCCGTGGATGGCCACCACCTGTTCCTTGCCACCATGGCGGAAAGCTTCGCCTGGGTGCCCCCGGGCGGCCTCACCCTCTCCGAGGCCACCTTCCGGGGTATGATGGCCGGGGTCAGCCGCATGTTCGTTCTGGCCATCAAGATCATGGCCCCGGTCTCGGCGGTGCTGTTCTTCTCCCAGGTGGCCCTGGGCATCCTGGCCAAGACCGTGCCCCAGATCAACCTGCTCATCGTCAGCCTGCCCTTGAACATCGCCCTGGGCTTCATCTTCGTCGGGCTGTCCCTGGGCCTGTTCGCTCCCCTCTTGCTGAAAGAGATCACGACCCTGGAGCGGCTTCTGCCCCGTCTGGCCCAGGGCCTGGGAGGATAA
- the fliQ gene encoding flagellar biosynthesis protein FliQ translates to MTTLDVLSLAKETIVLTLLLSGPLLLVGMVVGVLISLFMAVTQIQEMTLTFVPKIVAVLATLLFFTPWMMGKMTSYVESLFLRIPDMIR, encoded by the coding sequence ATGACCACCCTCGACGTTCTCAGTCTGGCCAAGGAGACCATCGTCCTGACCCTGCTCCTTTCGGGTCCCCTGCTCCTGGTGGGCATGGTGGTGGGCGTCCTCATTTCGCTGTTCATGGCGGTCACCCAGATCCAGGAGATGACCCTCACCTTTGTGCCCAAGATCGTCGCCGTGCTGGCCACCCTGCTCTTCTTCACCCCCTGGATGATGGGCAAGATGACCTCCTATGTGGAAAGTCTCTTCCTGCGGATTCCGGACATGATCCGCTAG